One genomic segment of Gemmatimonadota bacterium includes these proteins:
- a CDS encoding SCO family protein, producing MNTIRSTGLATLLLLFMACKPLERTPQSDPDLTLSADPFPFGGDLTLVDHDGNSFHLADQQRPFLLFFGYASCPDACPQTMARLASAYTILGEDARDLRTLFVSVDPGRDSPEMLKSYLSHFDVPAIGLTGARDSIDAVVKRYAAHYEVGEQGSAAGYLIDHSLYTYLIDQNGDLRFFFRSSHTAEEIATVVRQLSK from the coding sequence ATGAATACGATCCGCAGTACAGGTTTAGCTACTTTGCTGTTGCTATTTATGGCCTGTAAACCGCTTGAGCGCACGCCGCAGTCCGATCCCGATCTCACCCTTTCTGCCGATCCCTTTCCTTTTGGCGGCGATTTGACGCTTGTTGATCACGATGGCAATTCTTTCCATTTGGCAGATCAACAGCGTCCGTTTCTTCTCTTTTTTGGCTATGCGAGTTGTCCCGATGCGTGTCCTCAAACGATGGCGCGGCTTGCGAGTGCTTATACGATTTTAGGCGAGGATGCACGCGATCTCAGGACGCTTTTTGTGAGTGTTGATCCCGGGCGCGATTCACCCGAAATGCTCAAATCTTATTTGTCGCATTTTGACGTGCCAGCTATTGGTCTTACAGGGGCGCGGGATAGTATTGATGCGGTGGTTAAGCGCTATGCCGCTCATTATGAGGTTGGCGAGCAGGGTTCTGCGGCGGGGTATCTTATCGACCATTCCCTCTATACCTATCTCATTGACCAGAACGGCGATTTGCGCTTCTTTTTTCGCTCGTCTCACACTGCCGAAGAAATCGCGACTGTGGTTCGTCAATTGTCCAAGTAG
- a CDS encoding DNA methyltransferase, translating into MLTSLFDDLVLDAPPTEGIKYAGSKLKLLPRILQLVKKVDARTVLDGFSGTTRVSQALARLGYTVVCNDVAVWSKVFGTCYLLNEKRREDYQPLIDHLNALPHVDGWFTEHYGGYANDGCAIQRDGRKKPWQIHNTRKLDAIREEIDALKLDPVDEAVALTSLILALDRVDSSLGHFVSYLKDWSPRSYKELVLKVPNIFCSSGEHQVCQRDIFDLVPDISVDLAYFDPPYGSNNEKMPPSRVRYASYYHVWTSVICADKPALFGKANRRRDTSDTVAASVFEAFRRNDEGRFIAVEAIENLIEATRARWIILSYSSGGRATARALNDVLRRNGEIVDVVALNYKKNVMAGMKWTNEWLRDAEEPNREFLFLLEKKAV; encoded by the coding sequence ATGCTAACTTCTCTCTTTGACGATCTCGTGCTTGATGCACCTCCCACAGAGGGAATCAAATACGCGGGGTCTAAGTTGAAACTTCTTCCGCGTATTCTGCAATTGGTGAAAAAAGTTGATGCAAGGACGGTTTTGGATGGGTTTTCGGGTACGACGAGGGTGTCGCAGGCACTTGCAAGGCTGGGTTATACGGTTGTTTGCAATGATGTTGCGGTGTGGTCGAAGGTTTTTGGGACGTGCTATTTGCTGAATGAAAAGAGGCGAGAGGATTACCAACCACTGATCGATCATCTCAATGCGCTTCCGCATGTGGATGGGTGGTTCACGGAGCACTATGGGGGCTATGCCAATGACGGATGTGCGATACAGAGGGATGGGCGCAAGAAGCCGTGGCAAATACACAATACCCGTAAATTAGACGCGATTCGAGAGGAGATCGACGCGCTGAAGCTCGATCCGGTTGATGAGGCTGTGGCGCTTACGAGTCTGATTTTGGCGCTGGATCGCGTGGATAGCAGTTTGGGGCATTTTGTTTCTTATCTGAAGGATTGGTCGCCGCGTTCTTATAAGGAGCTTGTGCTGAAGGTGCCGAATATTTTTTGTTCATCAGGGGAACATCAGGTATGCCAGAGGGATATTTTTGATCTCGTTCCCGATATATCTGTTGATCTGGCGTATTTCGATCCCCCTTATGGATCAAATAACGAGAAGATGCCACCGTCGCGGGTGCGGTACGCTTCGTATTACCATGTGTGGACGAGTGTGATTTGTGCCGATAAACCGGCTCTTTTCGGGAAGGCCAATCGCCGTAGGGATACATCGGATACTGTGGCGGCGTCTGTTTTTGAGGCGTTTCGGCGGAATGATGAGGGGCGTTTTATTGCTGTTGAGGCGATTGAGAATCTGATTGAGGCGACGCGCGCGCGATGGATTATTCTATCGTACAGTTCTGGCGGGCGGGCGACTGCGAGAGCGTTGAACGATGTGTTGCGGCGCAATGGCGAGATAGTGGATGTGGTTGCGCTCAATTACAAGAAGAATGTGATGGCGGGGATGAAGTGGACGAATGAATGGTTGAGGGATGCAGAGGAACCGAACCGGGAGTTTTTGTTTTTGCTCGAGAAAAAGGCGGTCTGA
- a CDS encoding copper chaperone PCu(A)C, with protein sequence MRLCIKSGIFFLTLILLGMGCSDRDISSVSIKNAWVRQNIPRQTMTAAYLAIHNRGAATALISASTPAAEVAEIHVMTTDGNIMRMKKIDRLPIPEDGSATLQPGGNHLMLIGLRRDLAPDDSLALTLTFANGQVETVRAPVVSFRSEGRR encoded by the coding sequence ATGAGATTGTGTATAAAAAGTGGGATATTTTTTCTGACCCTGATTCTGCTTGGGATGGGATGCAGTGATCGGGATATTTCTTCTGTTTCCATTAAAAACGCATGGGTGCGGCAGAATATTCCGCGTCAGACGATGACTGCGGCTTATTTGGCTATTCACAATCGCGGTGCTGCAACTGCGCTCATTTCTGCTTCTACGCCTGCGGCTGAGGTTGCCGAGATTCACGTTATGACGACGGATGGCAATATTATGCGTATGAAAAAAATTGACCGTTTGCCGATTCCAGAAGATGGTTCAGCGACTTTGCAGCCGGGGGGTAACCATCTCATGCTTATCGGTCTCAGACGCGATTTGGCTCCGGACGATTCTCTTGCGCTTACGCTCACTTTTGCAAATGGTCAGGTGGAGACAGTTCGAGCACCTGTTGTTTCTTTTCGGAGTGAAGGGCGCAGATGA
- a CDS encoding toxin-antitoxin system HicB family antitoxin, whose protein sequence is MTTISLTIPDSLHATVRDIIEREGMSLEQFIMLAMAEKASAIATETYLEARAKRGSREKFLAAMAKVADVEPSTDQDRI, encoded by the coding sequence ATGACAACCATAAGTCTTACTATACCCGATTCACTTCACGCAACGGTCCGTGATATTATCGAGCGTGAAGGCATGTCGCTCGAACAGTTCATCATGTTGGCGATGGCTGAGAAGGCGTCGGCAATTGCGACAGAAACGTACCTTGAAGCGCGTGCAAAGCGAGGAAGCAGAGAGAAATTTTTGGCGGCAATGGCAAAGGTAGCGGACGTAGAACCGTCAACAGATCAGGATCGGATTTAG
- a CDS encoding cytochrome c, protein MIIPTFSNLWSMNSIAFFRAMRRGLISRHNRRPIAEATDCFFKFRVLGIFKSTILGDVMFRLFLATVCVILMACQNSPEQKAEPPPQRPQFTAADIEKGKALYTKYGCAVCHGRNGHGNGQIARTLNPRPRDFHDPKVYKYGRSVEAVSRTILKGALNERGMGMPGYPQIPEEERRVISIFIVSLQK, encoded by the coding sequence ATGATTATCCCCACTTTTTCAAACTTATGGTCGATGAACTCGATCGCTTTTTTCAGGGCCATGAGACGTGGTTTGATCTCACGCCACAATCGCAGGCCAATCGCAGAGGCGACTGATTGCTTTTTCAAGTTTCGCGTTTTGGGTATATTTAAATCAACTATATTGGGAGATGTTATGTTTCGCCTCTTTCTCGCAACTGTCTGCGTCATTTTGATGGCTTGCCAGAATTCACCAGAACAGAAAGCCGAACCACCCCCTCAGCGCCCGCAATTTACCGCGGCAGATATTGAAAAGGGGAAGGCTCTGTACACAAAATACGGGTGCGCGGTTTGCCATGGTCGCAACGGTCATGGCAATGGTCAGATCGCGCGTACTCTGAATCCAAGGCCCCGCGATTTTCACGATCCAAAGGTTTATAAATACGGGCGTTCGGTTGAGGCTGTTTCGCGTACGATACTTAAGGGCGCGCTCAATGAACGGGGCATGGGTATGCCCGGCTATCCCCAAATCCCGGAGGAAGAACGCAGGGTTATTTCCATTTTTATTGTTTCGCTGCAGAAATGA
- a CDS encoding prolipoprotein diacylglyceryl transferase, translated as MVEGCRGTEPGVFVFAREKGGLINTMSPILFEYGPIRIGVYGVMLAVGLICASWVLKREFRRRGLDPSLSDRIAFVAVIGGIVGSKIFHVLEYPHAFVADPFGTIFSSVGWAWYGGLLGGAATVLLWLRRYNALDWPAVDAIAPALVVGYFFGRGGCELSGDGCYGIPTDLPWGMAYPNGLVPTLDFVHPTPIYEMIQMVCIFGILLALRDRLRPGMVFGLYLVLMAVARFFVEFVRLTPEVFMGLTVHQWVSIGLVVTGIYLINLRRTRPQN; from the coding sequence ATGGTTGAGGGATGCAGAGGAACCGAACCGGGAGTTTTTGTTTTTGCTCGAGAAAAAGGCGGTCTGATAAATACGATGTCTCCAATTCTCTTTGAATACGGGCCGATTCGCATCGGCGTTTATGGCGTGATGCTCGCGGTTGGTTTGATTTGTGCGTCGTGGGTACTCAAACGCGAGTTTCGGCGTCGGGGGCTTGATCCCTCGTTGTCAGATCGCATTGCATTTGTCGCCGTGATCGGCGGTATTGTGGGGAGTAAAATTTTTCACGTTCTTGAGTATCCCCACGCGTTTGTGGCCGATCCTTTTGGCACGATTTTTTCCTCGGTGGGTTGGGCCTGGTACGGCGGGCTTTTGGGTGGGGCTGCGACTGTGCTCCTTTGGCTTCGCCGGTATAATGCGCTCGATTGGCCCGCTGTGGATGCGATTGCACCTGCTCTTGTGGTGGGGTACTTTTTTGGGCGGGGGGGATGTGAGCTTTCGGGCGATGGATGCTATGGGATTCCTACGGATTTGCCCTGGGGTATGGCTTATCCCAACGGTCTTGTGCCCACGCTCGATTTTGTGCATCCGACGCCGATTTACGAGATGATTCAGATGGTTTGTATTTTCGGGATTTTGTTGGCTCTGCGCGATCGTCTCAGACCCGGCATGGTTTTTGGTCTTTATCTCGTTTTAATGGCTGTTGCCCGCTTTTTTGTCGAGTTTGTGCGTCTCACACCCGAGGTTTTTATGGGGCTTACGGTGCATCAGTGGGTTAGCATTGGTCTCGTGGTTACGGGGATTTATCTCATTAATTTGCGTCGAACAAGACCTCAGAATTGA